The following proteins come from a genomic window of Rutidosis leptorrhynchoides isolate AG116_Rl617_1_P2 chromosome 10, CSIRO_AGI_Rlap_v1, whole genome shotgun sequence:
- the LOC139872483 gene encoding ran-binding protein 1 homolog b-like, with translation MATSDPEPTVEGETAAGEDEDTGAQIAPIVKLEEVAVTTGEENEDAILDLKSKLYRFDKDGNQWKERGAGSVKLLKHKETGKVRLVMRQSKTLKICANHLVIPSTSVQEHAGNDKSCVWHAADFSDGELKDELFCIRFGSVENCKKFMETVQEVAESQQDKDENKDASSTAGLLEKLSVDDNKVNEESTEAPKTEEPEKAEDSEKKEDKETAASST, from the exons ATGGCTACCTCCGATCCCGAACCTACCGTAGAAGGAGAAACCGCCGCCGGAGAAGACGAAGACACCGGAGCACAAATCGCTCCGATTGTTAAACTTGAAGAAGTTGCCGTCACTACCGGTGAAGAAAATGAAGACGCTATCCTCGATCT TAAATCGAAATTATATCGATTTGATAAAGACGGAAATCAATGGAAAGAAAGAGGTGCTGGATCAGTTAAGTTATTGAAACATAAGGAAACTGGTAAAGTAAGGCTTGTTATGAGACAATCGAAAACTTTGAAGATTTGTGCTAATCATTTAG TTATCCCGAGTACGTCTGTACAAGAACATGCTGGTAATGATAAGTCATGTGTGTGGCATGCTGCTGATTTTTCTGATGGTGAATTGAAAGATGAGCTTTTTTGCATTCGTTTTGGATCCGTTGAAA ATTGCAAAAAGTTTATGGAAACGGTGCAAGAGGTTGCAGAGTCCCAACAGGACAAGGATGAGAACAAGGATGCTTCCAGTACTGCTGGGTTACTTGAAAAATTGAGCGTTGATGATAATAAAGTCAACGAGGAGTCAACTGAGGCACCCAAAACCGAAGAGCCTGAAAAGGCAGAAGATTCAGAGAAGAAGGAAGATAAAGAGACTGCCGCTTCCTCAACTTAG